Genomic DNA from Neisseria lisongii:
GGCCGTTGTCGGGGGATTGGATTAATTGCAGCCATTCGCTGTTTTGCCGTTTCCTGAATGCAAAAACGGATGAAAAATCATCCGTTTTTAATAAGCGATACTGCTTTGCAAAGCCGTAGTTCAAAATCAAACAGCCAGGCGTTTGCGGCCTTTGGCACGGCGTGCAGCCAAAACGGCACGGCCGCCGCGGGTTTTAGAGCGTACCAAGAAACCGTGGGTACGTTTGCGTTTGGTTACAGAAGGTTGATAAGTGCGTTTCATGGTTTTTCCTAAAATTCGGTAGAAATT
This window encodes:
- the rpmH gene encoding 50S ribosomal protein L34, with the translated sequence MKRTYQPSVTKRKRTHGFLVRSKTRGGRAVLAARRAKGRKRLAV